The following DNA comes from Carassius carassius chromosome 41, fCarCar2.1, whole genome shotgun sequence.
GATCCCCTCTGACACATGCTCTTTTTTGTCTAACTTCTTTCTCCTTTCTTTACTCTCTTTTTCGTGCTGTTTTTCTTCAATCTCACATTTTTCCACACCGGTCTCAACCTCTGAAGTGGCCTGCTCCTGTTTGGAGAACTTGCTCTCCGCCTTACAAGGTGCAGCAGGAGTGGGTTGTTTGGGAATCCACGGATGATCTCCTCTTCTCGGAACGGGCCACGGTTTGTAATCTTTTTGGTACTGAGTCAAGTTGTTGAAAGGGGTCTTTGATGGCTGATACTCGTTTCTGGGTTTGCAGCTTCGTTCCGGACGCACACTCCATGCTTTGAAATCCTGGCGCATCACAGAAGCGCCTGAGCCGTCTTGAGATGCTGCTGCTGTGGCATCAGCTGCGGCGGGAGTCGCTCTGGTCGACGCCTCGTGATGAGCGCCATGGGCAGCCTGAGATTCTGTGATGACCGGCTTTTGTGATATTAATGGTTTGGGTTGAGGGTGCAGATGTTGCACCTCGGCCACATCTGAATACTTCGTGTATACCAGAGGCACTGCAATGTCACCTTTGTCCAACTCACTCCAGAAGCGGTTGATGCAGCAAGCCCTGGTGATACAGGGCCATGCCATGATCGATAACGACGAGGCGAAGGCTTGAATCTTACGAGAAACGATTCAGAAATGAGGACCACAACgcatacaatcttttttttttttttttaatcagaacaACGATGCTATTTCCCTTAAAATAAGAGAAATCCGTTCAGATTGTAGATATACCCTGTATCGTAGCGCACGCGCTTGCGCACTTCTCTCGGCGAGTAATTTCGACGCGCTTGTTTTCTCTGTTACGGATGTACATTAAAGATTTCTTTACAGAAACGACACCGTCCACAGGCGACTCCGTTGACAGCTGTATGACAAGACACCGCCCTAGTTCCCGTGTTTCCTCGGAAATCGCTCGTGGTC
Coding sequences within:
- the LOC132122803 gene encoding microtubule-associated protein 6-like isoform X1, whose amino-acid sequence is MAWPCITRACCINRFWSELDKGDIAVPLVYTKYSDVAEVQHLHPQPKPLISQKPVITESQAAHGAHHEASTRATPAAADATAAASQDGSGASVMRQDFKAWSVRPERSCKPRNEYQPSKTPFNNLTQYQKDYKPWPVPRRGDHPWIPKQPTPAAPCKAESKFSKQEQATSEVETGVEKCEIEEKQHEKESKERRKKLDKKEHVSEGIKMQQDVPVEGKRRSAADVVNRQIKEEVTSGSSYRREFKAYRDVKPVKPIKAKSQYKLLVEEKTYQETSYSATFKGEQVKPHATDNKLLDRRRIRSLYSEPSKESSKVERHNILLSKPKKTTSHSKTVKKSKEKPIPGSQAAKKKTSVSNREPKPEGGVTKKSKEMINRLAETKD
- the LOC132122803 gene encoding microtubule-associated protein 6-like isoform X2; the protein is MAWPCITRACCINRFWSELDKGDIAVPLVYTKYSDVAEVQHLHPQPKPLISQKPVITESQAAHGAHHEASTRATPAAADATAAASQDGSGASVMRQDFKAWSVRPERSCKPRNEYQPSKTPFNNLTQYQKDYKPWPVPRRGDHPWIPKQPTPAAPCKAESKFSKQEQATSEVETGVEKCEIEEKQHEKESKERRKKLDKKEHVSEGIKMQQDVPVEGKRRSAADVVNRQIKEEVTSGSSYRREFKAYRDVKPVKPIKAKSQYKLLVEEKTYQETSYSATFKGEQVKPHATDNKLLDRRRIRSLYSEPSKESSKDCSDSDSSSVL